GCGCTCGGCTACGCCGAGATCGTCGTCGGGACCAGTTACGTCCTGTTGCTCGCCGTGATCGGCCTGCTGTTCACCCGGAACGCGCTACAGGACGACAGACGGAGCGACACGGCGGGCCAGTCGGACGACGACGCGGGTACCGACGACATCCCCGACATCGCAAAGGTCATCAAGTCGTACAATATCCCGCCGATGGTGACACTCACCGACGGGAGCCGCGCCTCGCTGTGGACGATCTCCGGCGTCGGCGGCGGCGTCGGTGTCGTCTCGGGGTTCCTCGGCGTCGGGGGCGGGTTCATCCGGATGCCGGCGATCCACTACGTCATCGGCGTTCCGATCGCCGCGGCCGTCGGCACGAGCCTGTTCGGGGCACTGATGTCCGGTGCCGTCGGCGCGTTCACCTACGGGCTCTCGGGTGCGATCGATTTCGGTGTCGTCACGGCCCTGCTGGTGGGAAGCGCACTCGGAGCCAGAATCGGCTCGGCGGCGACAGTCTACATCGACGAAGACGACGTCACGATCTACTTCGGGATCATGCTGTTGCTCGCGAGCGTCGCCGTCGGACTCGGCGAACTCGCCGCGTGGTTCGAGGTCGCGCTCCTCGATACGCTCAGCCTCGTGTTGCTGCTCGGAGCGGCGGTCTTCGTCACGGGAATCATCCTCGCGTACGCGCTCGCTGGCGTCCGCGCCGACGCCGCCTACTCGTGACGGCAGTAGCGATGTCGACTGCCCTTCGATCACGTCTTGCGGTCGTCAAAACGGTGTGTCGGCGTCCGGCGACGTGTCGGCGTCCGAGCGCTCGCTCCCGTCGGCGTCGCTATCGCCGACCGAGATCCCCATCGCCGCGAGTTGCATCCGTCCCTCGTCGGTCGCCATCTCCGGGGACCACGGTGGGTCCCAGACGAGTTCGACGGTCGCCGTCTCGACGCCCTCGACTGCCTCGACGGCGGCTTCGGCACGGTTGACCATCTGGCCCGCGATCGGACAGGTCGGACTCGTCAGAGTCATCTCGACCTCGACAGCGCTGTCTTCCAGGTCGATCTCGTAGACGAGACCGAGATCGTAGACGTTGACCGGGATCTCCGGGTCGTGAACCTCCCGCAGTGCCTCGACGATGGCGTCTCTCTCGACCATACCTATTCTTGATTGCCCAGCCCCTTCAGCCTTGTACACCTCGCACAATCCGGGTCGGATCAGTCGAGTGTCCACGCATCGAAACCGGATCGGGGGATACGCACCAGGAATCATCATCGTAAAAACATTACGTTGAATGACCAAAGATCCAAATACGACGCCTGTCTGTTCTAGACTGCATGACGAGCTATGATTTCAGCGGCCGCGTGGCCGCCGTCACGGGTGGCGCTTCAGGTATCGGTCGGGAAGTAGCCGTGCAGTTCGCCGACAGCGGCGCGTCGGTGGTCGTCGCGGACGTCGACGACGAGGGCGGACAGGCCACGGTCGAACAGATCGAGAGCGACGGCGGCGAGGCCGTCTACGTCTCGACGGACGTCACGGACATGGACGACGTGGAAGCGATGGTCGAGACGGCCGTCGAGGAGTTCGGTCGGCTGGACT
This window of the Halapricum desulfuricans genome carries:
- a CDS encoding metal-sulfur cluster assembly factor, with translation MVERDAIVEALREVHDPEIPVNVYDLGLVYEIDLEDSAVEVEMTLTSPTCPIAGQMVNRAEAAVEAVEGVETATVELVWDPPWSPEMATDEGRMQLAAMGISVGDSDADGSERSDADTSPDADTPF
- a CDS encoding sulfite exporter TauE/SafE family protein produces the protein MVGVFFGFFGMGGSFLVTPVLLLLGYPAPVAIGSSMAFVFGTAVIATLKHHDVGQVDYTLGALMFVGIALGIELGKRLVFGLEALGYAEIVVGTSYVLLLAVIGLLFTRNALQDDRRSDTAGQSDDDAGTDDIPDIAKVIKSYNIPPMVTLTDGSRASLWTISGVGGGVGVVSGFLGVGGGFIRMPAIHYVIGVPIAAAVGTSLFGALMSGAVGAFTYGLSGAIDFGVVTALLVGSALGARIGSAATVYIDEDDVTIYFGIMLLLASVAVGLGELAAWFEVALLDTLSLVLLLGAAVFVTGIILAYALAGVRADAAYS